CGAGTTCATGTACGCCACCGGCCTGCGCGCGTCCGAACTGCTGGATTTCAGGCGGCCCGATCTCCTCTTCGAAACCGGGCTGGCGCGCATCTTCGGGAAGGGCGGCAAAGAACGCCTGGTCCCCGTGGGCCGCCAGGCGATCAACGTGATCCGCAACTACCTGCATAAAGTACGCCCCGCCCTGGCCTCATCGAAGAGCGGCGAACTGCTCTTCCTGAACGCCCGCGGAGGCCGGCTGTCCCGCATGGGCCTGTGGAAGATCATGGATACCTACGTGGAACTGGCCGGGTTCGAGAAGAAAGTCAGTCCCCACACCCTGCGCCATTCCTTCGCCACCCATCTCCTGGAGGGGGGCGCCGATCTGCGCGCCGTCCAGGAAATGCTGGGCCACGTGGACATCGCCACGACGCAGATCTATACCAACGTGGACCGCGAATACCTCAAGGACGTATACACCCGGTACCATCCGCGGGGGTGAAGGGCGGCTGCGCATTCTGGTCGGTCCGGACGGCCCGGTCAACCGCGAAAACCTGATCAGTACGCCCGGATCGATCAGTCCGGTCAGTGTGGCCGGCCCGCCAGTCGGTCATTTCGATTGGCGCCTGAGGAGGATGACGGTCCTGCTGCCCGCCAGGGCCGCCGCGACGACGGCCAGCAAGCAGCAGAGGAGGGCGAACACGTCGCCGTAACGGGTGTAGAACGTAAGCCCGCCCCGGTACGGATGCACGTTTTCGACGGTGGTCGTGGCGACCAGCATGGGCGTGGCGCCATAGACGGCGCCTGTGGCGGAGATGAATCCCGATATCCCCGTGTTCGCCGCGCGGATGATCGGCGTGCCGTTTTCCACGGCGCGCAGCACCGCCATGGAGAAATGCTGGGCGGGCGCCGATGAGGTCCCGAACCAGGCATCGTTGGTCATGACCACGAGCACGTCGGCGCCGTTCAGCGGGAATCTACGGACCAGATCCGGGAAAATGGATTCGTAGCAGATGACCGTGCCGACACGCATATCCTGCCCGGTGAGCGGCATCACGGTCAGTTCGTCCCCGGGCGTGAGGTCTCCGATCGCGCCGGTCAATCCGGAAAGAAAGGAAAACAGACTAGGAAAAGGGAGATACTCGCCGAAGGGCACCAGGTGCATTTTGCTGTAGGAACTCACGATCCCCCGTTCGGGCAGGAGCAGGAAGGCACTGTTGTAGATGTCTTCTTCACCGGGCCGGTAGCCCAGCGCGCCGGTAAGCAGCGGAACCCCCGCCTCCTCGGCCAACGCATGCACCTGTTCGTTGTACTCTTCATAAGCCGGGCTCTCCAGCCAGAAGGTCATCGCCGTCTCTGGGAACACGATGAACTCCGGATCCCGGGGCAGTATCGACCGCGTCAGATCCCTATAGACATCCACGGTCCGCTGGACCTCCTCCTTCGACCACTTTATGCCCTGTTCCTTGCTGCCCTGGACGACAGCCACCTTCACCGGTGGGGTCATCCGCTCCAGGGCGCGGGCCTGCGAAATCGACCACCAGCCGTACCCCGTCGCGCCGATCAGGGCCAGCCAGGACAGCGCCATGGCGAACACCGGCGCGCGCCAGGCGGTGCGTTCGCGAAGGGCGATGAAGACCATGGCCAGCGTCGCGTTCAACAGCATGACCAGGAAGCTCACACCGTACACGCCCGTGTAGTTCGAAATCTGAATGACGGGAAGGACCAGGTACTGCGAGTAACCCAGCAGTTCCCAGGGGAACCCCGTGAAAACATAGGTCTGGATGTATTCCAGCGCCGTCCACAGGGCAGCCGCGAACAACGGGAAAAGGGGGGACTTCCAGTCGGCCCGCGCCGCATACAGACCGAAAATGAAGGCGTACAGGGCGACGACGAAGGCCACGCCTGCCATGCTGACCAGGCCCAGCGCCAGGTTCAGGCCGCCGTAATTCATGACCGTTTCCCGGATCCAGTACACCTTGGCGACGCCTGAAACGAAGGCGAAAACCAGGGCGATCAAAGCCACCCTGGTCGAGGACCCGTTTCGACCGGCGTCGTGCAACGCGACCATGACCGGCACGAAAGCGACCCAGGCCAGGGGCCACCAGTCGAAATCGGGTATGCTCAGGTAGATGAACAGGGCGGAGCAAAGGGCGAGCCCGAGCCCGGCGATGGGCGTTGTGACGTGGAGGCGCTGCAGCAGGACCATGGAGGTCGTCTCATGTGGGATTCACGGGTCGTTTTACGTGACTGAAATCAACACGCATTCCGGTAGGCTGTCAACTTAAAGAAGTGGCACAAAGCCGGTATGCCGGCGCCAAATAGGTTGACCGTGCGCCGTACCGGCATCTACATTTTCAGCCGTCTCCCGGCCGGTGTTTCCCGGCCGGACCCAACCGCTGCCGTGAAGACCTTGCCGGCTTTTCCGGCGGCAGGCACCGGATCGACCATATTTCAGCTGTCAGGTTGACAGACAACAGGCAGGATAACAGGGAGTCTCTGCGCTTGGACGCCTTGCGAATGGCCGTAATCGGCGTCGGACGGCTCGGTGAAGCACACGCCCGGGTGCTGGCGGGCATGCCCGGCGTAAGGCTTGCCGGCGTGTACGACGTTCGCGAGAAAAGAGCGGAAGAGGTTGCCCGCCGCTACGGCACGACTGCGCTCGAAAGCCTGTCACGCGTCGCGGAAGAAGCCGACGCGGCCACCGTGGTCGTGCCCACCACCGCACATTGCGAGGTGGCGTCGTACACTCTTGCGGAGGGCCTGCACACCTTCGTGGAGAAACCGATCACCGCGACCGTACCGGAAGCCGACCGGCTGATCGATCTGTCGGAGTCCCGGAACCTCGTGCTTCAAGTCGGACACATCGAGCGGTTCAACGGTGCCTACCGGGCCCTCGACGGCATGGACATTTCCCCCGGGTTCATCGAAGCGCATCGCCTGGCCTCCTTCGACCCCAGGGGCACGGACGTCTCCGTCGTCCACGACCTCATGATCCACGACATCGATCTCATCCTGCGTCTCGTCCAGTCGGACCTGGCGTCCGTGGACGCCACGGGCGTCGCCGTGATTTCCGACCAGGTGGACATCGCCAACGCCCGAATGCGATTCGCCGATGGGTGCGTGGCCAACGTCACGGCCAGCCGCATTTCGCTCAAGAAAATGCGCAAAATGCGGATCTTTCAGCGCGATCATTACGTTTCGATGGACTTCCTGGCGGGCGAAAGCGAGATTTACCGGTTGGTCGACGATCCCGGACGGGCCGGAGCACGGGGATTGAAGATCCCGATCAACACCGGCGATGGACGGGTCCGCCATATCACGCGGCAGAAGACCTCGAAGGACCGGAGCGAGCCGCTCGAATCCGAACTCGCCTCCTTCGTCGCGGCGGTGCGCGGCGATGCGCCGGCGCCGGTGACCGGTTTCGACGGCCGGGAGGCCCTTCGCGTCTCCCTGGCGGTCATCGAACAGATCGAAACCAACAGCCGGTAAGGCCGACAGGCCGCTCGGCATCTTCGCGCATAGAGGAAGCGAAGCCCGCACCGGCCGGCAGACCGGACGAGTAATAACAAGGAGGCCCAGCTCCAGCATGGATATCCGCGCCGCGGTCTTCGCGGCCCGAAGCTATACACCCATCCCGCTCCTGATCGCGGTCCTGATCATGGCCGAACCCGGCCCGATGACGTTCATTTCCGGGGGGCTGCTGGTGTTGATCGGGGAATCCATACGCCTGTGGGCGGTGGGTTACGCGGGCTCCGCCACCCGCACCCGCCACGTCGGAGCACCGGCGCTCATCACCAACGGGCCCTATGGGCGGGTACGCAATCCGCTGTATGTCGGCAACTTCGTGCTGAGTCTCGGCCTGTGCGTCATGGCCTGGGCCTGGATGCCTTACATGATCGGGATCTTCGTGACCGCTTTCGGAATACAGTACGGGCTCATCGTATCGCTGGAGGAGGAAAGCCTGCGGAAAACCTTCGGCGCACAATACGAAGCATACCTCGCGTCGGTACCGCGTTTCCTCCCCCGATTCACCGAATACACCGCGGGGAAACCGGCGCCTTATGATTTCGGCGCCGCCCTGCGCAGCGAAAGACGCACCTTTCAGTCCACGGCCGTGGTTGCGGCCGCCATCGCTGTGCGCTGGTACTGGGGCTAGTCCGGATCGGACCAGGCGGGTATTACGGGTTCGTTTCCACGCGGCTCATGCCGTTCAGAGACCGTTCGTGCATCGTGCACTGAAGAGGATCGCCGTTCTGCCCGGACGGCCCGGGCGGACCGGACGGCCCTGTTGGCGTCGGAGGTGCCGTCGGCTCAGAAGGTGCGGGCGGCTCGGGCGGCTTCGAAGGTGCGGACAGTTCAGGTGAATCGGCAGCGGCACCAGCGCTTTTCCGCCTGTCTGGTTGCTTCTGTACGCTTACGCCCGTGGTCCCGTGCAGCAGGCTGAGCAAGGCGACGAGGGCCACGAGGAGGACGACCGGCCACCAGGGTACGTTGGACAGCATACGCGCCGAGTCCGGACCGGACTGGAACAGCAGTCCGTAGAGCAGGATGGGACCGAGGATGATCAGCAAGGCGACACCGACGACGCATACCACCTGGGACCAGGCCGGGTTGCGCTGAAGAAACCGCGAAATGCTAGATAGTCCGTGTTCTCTTTTCATGGATCGTTCCCGTGTAGCGAACGTGTACATTGGCATCCGTTTCCCACCTCTCACCGGGGCGGATGCACATATGTTCAAAAAGAAAAACGTTGGGATCGGATGAAGCTTCGCCGGGGCCCGAAAGCACGGCGGTACGCAGGCCGGAACGTACGGCTGGATGCACGGCGATTCGCAGGCCGGAACCTCTTGACAATCACGATCCCCGCGTCTACTGTAACAGGTCGAACCTGACGCCAATCGATTGAACGACTTTCGGCGACTCGCCATCGCATTGAGGTATACGTGCCTCGCACCGCCACGGTAACGCGCGAAACCCTGGAAACCCGCATCGAACTGGCCCTGACCCTCGAGGGCGAAGGTCGACTCGCCGGAGAAACCGGCATCGGTTTCTTCGACCACATGCTGGGCAGCTTCGTCAAGCACGGCGGGTTCAACCTCGATCTCGCCTGTACCGGCGATTTGCATATCGACGATCATCACACGGTGGAAGACGTGGGGATCTGCCTGGGCCAGGCCATCGCCCGGGCGATCGGCGATGGATCGGGCATTACGCGGTTCGGCCACGCCTACGCACCCCTGGACGAAGCGCTGGCCCGGGCCGTCTTCGACGTAAGCGGCCGCGCCCACCTGGAGTTCGACGCCGATTTCTCGCGTTCCTCGGTCGGCGATTTCAGCACGGAAATGGTGCGGGAGTTCTTCGGAGCCCTCGTGCATCACGGTCGCGTCACCCTGCACGTCGCGTTGCTCTCCGGCGTGAACGCCCATCACCAGGTCGAGGCGGTCTTCAAGGCGGCGGCCAGGGCGCTGCGCCAGGCCGTGGCCATAGACGACCGCGTATCCGGCGTACCGTCCACCAAGGGCAGTCTCTAGCCAACGGATAACCATGCACATCGACGAGCTGGACACTCCTGCCTACGTGGCCGACCTGGACCTGATGGAGCGCAACATCGCGTCCATGGCGGAACATTGCCGGAATCTCGACATCGGTCTTCGATGCCACACGAAGAGCCATAAAATCCCGGAAATCGCCCACTGGCAGGTCAAGGCCGGCGCGATCGGTATCTGCTGCCAGAAACTCGGCGAGGCCGAAGTCATGGCCGCCGCCGGCATCGAGAACATCCTGATCCCCTACAACATCGTCGGTCCCCGCAAGGTGGAACGTCTGACGCGTGTCGCCAAACGGACCGAGATCATCGTGGCCGTCGATGACGAGATCACGGCACGGGGCATTTCGGACCAGGCCGAAAAAGACGGCTGCCGGGTCAACGTGATCATCGAGCTGGATACGGGCACGCAGCGTTGCGGCGTGCAGTCGCCCGAAGCGGCAGCGACGCTGGCCGAACGTATCACGGACCTGCGCGGCCTCGTTTTCAAAGGCGTCATGATCTTCCCCAGCCATCCCGAGGCCAGGGATTTCCTGGCGGAAACGATAGAACGGATCACCGGGAAGGGCATCCCTGTCGAGATCATCAGCGGGGGCGGCACCGGCGGCGAAGAAAACTCCAAAGCCATGGGCTGCACCGAGACCCGTAGCGGTTCCTACATCTGGGAGGGCATGGAGCGTCTCAGCACTTCCGCCATGCTAGATCCCCAACGCTGCCCCTGCCGCATGATCTGCACCGTGGTGAGCGCACCGACCCCGGACCGCATCATCATCGACGGCGGCATGAAGACCTTCGCGAGCTATCCGCCCACACCCTACGGCCACATCATCGAACATCCCGAGGCGCAGATCTACGGCATGTCCGTGGAACACGGCCACGTGGACGTATCTCACTGCACGCACCGGTTCAGGGTCGGCGAGCGCGTTTCGGTCATCCCCCTGCACCAGGAAATGGCCCTCAACCTGCACGACGAGCTCAACGGCGTACGGGGCGACCAGGTGGAAGTCATCTGGCCCGTGGCCGGCCGGGGCCGGGTCAAATAATCACGGTCCGACCGGATAAACACTGTCCGTCTGGAAGGAGTACCGGATGTCCGTCAATGGAGTAAGGGAAGTCTGGAAGAGCCGCCTGGGGCTGATTATGGCCATGGCTGGCAACGCCATCGGCCTGGGTAATTTCCTTCGGTTTCCCGTACAGGCGGCCGCCAATGGCGGCGGCGCCTTCATGATCCCCTATTTCGTCGCGTTCCTGGTCGTGGGCATCCCCATGATGTGGGTGGAATGGAGCGTGGGGCGGTTCGGCGG
This region of Gemmatimonadota bacterium genomic DNA includes:
- the xerD gene encoding site-specific tyrosine recombinase XerD; the protein is MNELNDFLTHLLIERGLSPNSHEAYRRDLTSYKNHLDRRGIAAFSDATRQDVQGFIAYLRRRGLAPSSIARHVSAVRIFHRFLIGEGLATADPTEHVRVPKQPRRLPVVLSREEIRTLLEQPDHTTSLGLRDRAILEFMYATGLRASELLDFRRPDLLFETGLARIFGKGGKERLVPVGRQAINVIRNYLHKVRPALASSKSGELLFLNARGGRLSRMGLWKIMDTYVELAGFEKKVSPHTLRHSFATHLLEGGADLRAVQEMLGHVDIATTQIYTNVDREYLKDVYTRYHPRG
- the hisB gene encoding imidazoleglycerol-phosphate dehydratase HisB; translation: MPRTATVTRETLETRIELALTLEGEGRLAGETGIGFFDHMLGSFVKHGGFNLDLACTGDLHIDDHHTVEDVGICLGQAIARAIGDGSGITRFGHAYAPLDEALARAVFDVSGRAHLEFDADFSRSSVGDFSTEMVREFFGALVHHGRVTLHVALLSGVNAHHQVEAVFKAAARALRQAVAIDDRVSGVPSTKGSL
- a CDS encoding Gfo/Idh/MocA family oxidoreductase, which produces MDALRMAVIGVGRLGEAHARVLAGMPGVRLAGVYDVREKRAEEVARRYGTTALESLSRVAEEADAATVVVPTTAHCEVASYTLAEGLHTFVEKPITATVPEADRLIDLSESRNLVLQVGHIERFNGAYRALDGMDISPGFIEAHRLASFDPRGTDVSVVHDLMIHDIDLILRLVQSDLASVDATGVAVISDQVDIANARMRFADGCVANVTASRISLKKMRKMRIFQRDHYVSMDFLAGESEIYRLVDDPGRAGARGLKIPINTGDGRVRHITRQKTSKDRSEPLESELASFVAAVRGDAPAPVTGFDGREALRVSLAVIEQIETNSR
- the lnt gene encoding apolipoprotein N-acyltransferase, which produces MVLLQRLHVTTPIAGLGLALCSALFIYLSIPDFDWWPLAWVAFVPVMVALHDAGRNGSSTRVALIALVFAFVSGVAKVYWIRETVMNYGGLNLALGLVSMAGVAFVVALYAFIFGLYAARADWKSPLFPLFAAALWTALEYIQTYVFTGFPWELLGYSQYLVLPVIQISNYTGVYGVSFLVMLLNATLAMVFIALRERTAWRAPVFAMALSWLALIGATGYGWWSISQARALERMTPPVKVAVVQGSKEQGIKWSKEEVQRTVDVYRDLTRSILPRDPEFIVFPETAMTFWLESPAYEEYNEQVHALAEEAGVPLLTGALGYRPGEEDIYNSAFLLLPERGIVSSYSKMHLVPFGEYLPFPSLFSFLSGLTGAIGDLTPGDELTVMPLTGQDMRVGTVICYESIFPDLVRRFPLNGADVLVVMTNDAWFGTSSAPAQHFSMAVLRAVENGTPIIRAANTGISGFISATGAVYGATPMLVATTTVENVHPYRGGLTFYTRYGDVFALLCCLLAVVAAALAGSRTVILLRRQSK
- a CDS encoding isoprenylcysteine carboxylmethyltransferase family protein, with product MDIRAAVFAARSYTPIPLLIAVLIMAEPGPMTFISGGLLVLIGESIRLWAVGYAGSATRTRHVGAPALITNGPYGRVRNPLYVGNFVLSLGLCVMAWAWMPYMIGIFVTAFGIQYGLIVSLEEESLRKTFGAQYEAYLASVPRFLPRFTEYTAGKPAPYDFGAALRSERRTFQSTAVVAAAIAVRWYWG
- a CDS encoding D-TA family PLP-dependent enzyme, which produces MHIDELDTPAYVADLDLMERNIASMAEHCRNLDIGLRCHTKSHKIPEIAHWQVKAGAIGICCQKLGEAEVMAAAGIENILIPYNIVGPRKVERLTRVAKRTEIIVAVDDEITARGISDQAEKDGCRVNVIIELDTGTQRCGVQSPEAAATLAERITDLRGLVFKGVMIFPSHPEARDFLAETIERITGKGIPVEIISGGGTGGEENSKAMGCTETRSGSYIWEGMERLSTSAMLDPQRCPCRMICTVVSAPTPDRIIIDGGMKTFASYPPTPYGHIIEHPEAQIYGMSVEHGHVDVSHCTHRFRVGERVSVIPLHQEMALNLHDELNGVRGDQVEVIWPVAGRGRVK